The Hemicordylus capensis ecotype Gifberg chromosome 6, rHemCap1.1.pri, whole genome shotgun sequence genome window below encodes:
- the LAMTOR4 gene encoding ragulator complex protein LAMTOR4 translates to MPGGSAESSKARRASAAAPAGWGGGAASLPPSLPRGSAPRRQEGGVPRPAGQPARSPFRPGEAAAAAPPLRFRISRRPTQQRDSRLLERPRKTGRLGGPRGVVGAALAGRKEARRGAEPEGGAMTTALTQGLERVPDQTGYLVICDGAVLASAGDLENDEHTAGVISELVSTACAFRLPRCPEVPFRRISVVFGEHSFLVTISGQKLFVVKRQNNVREPVTV, encoded by the exons ATGCCAGGCGGTTCCGCGGAGAGCAGCAAAGCCA GACGAGCCTCAGCGGCAGCCCCTGcgggctgggggggcggggcggcctccctccctccctccctcccccggggCTCcgcccccaggaggcaggaggggggagtcccgcggccggccggccagccagctcgCTCCCCCTTCCGCCccggggaggcggcggcggcggctcctccctTGAGATTCCGGATATCCCGCCGCCCCACACAGCAGCGAGACAGCCGCCTCCTAGAGCGGCCAAGGAAGACCGGAAGGCTCGGGGGTCCTCGCGGCGTTGTGGGGGCCGCTCTAGCCGGGCGAaaggaggcgaggcgaggcgctGAGCCGGAGGGTGGCGCCATG aCGACGGCGCTGACGCAGGGCCTGGAGCGGGTCCCGGACCAGACGGGCTACCTGGTGATCTGCGACGGGGCGGTGCTGGCG tctgCTGGCGACCTGGAGAACGATGAGCACACGGCAGGGGTGATCTCGGAGCTGGTGAGCACAGCCTGCGCCTTCCGCCTGCCCCGCTGCCCGGAGGTGCCTTTCCGGCGCATCTCAG TGGTCTTTGGGGAACACTCTTTTCTGGTCACCATCTCCGGCCAGAAGCTGTTCGTGGTGAAGAGGCAGAACAATGTCCGGGAGCCAGTGACCGTCTGA
- the LOC128330425 gene encoding transmembrane protein 272-like, giving the protein MAEDPEGEAAARTALLAAKEEPAAAAHSLLMVLGKSLFAALPIAGIVIGAVYLGQCPHQPLIPIYLVVLGAAVLFLMFLSCVPCGDGTDQRSSLTRHLRALCLLFLCGWFMAGNVWVYTIYPPDYETPEQPRFCQRTLFLFAFGITTAVHVVLGVALLLSLCILVGIFVFDAILPYGGHGSRGGP; this is encoded by the exons ATGGCGGAAGACCCCGAGGGAGAGGCGGCGGCCAGAACGGCTCTGCTGGCGGCCAAGGAggagcccgccgccgccgcccactcGCTCCTGATGG TGCTGGGGAAGAGCTTGTTCGCTGCCCTGCCTATCGCTGGGATCGTCATCG GAGCAGTCtacctcggccagtgtccccacCAGCCCCTCATCCCCATCTACTTGGTGGTTCTGGGGGCAGCCGTCCTCTTCCTGATGTTCCTCAGCTGCGTGCCCTGTGGGGACGGCACTGACCAGCGGAGCTCTCTGACCCGCCACCTCCGAGCCCTCTGCCTGCTCTTCCTCTGTGGCTGGTTCATGGCAG GCAACGTCTGGGTCTACACCATCTACCCCCCCGACTACGAGACCCCCGAGCAGCCCAGGTTCTGCCAGCGCACCCTCTTCCTCTTCGCCTTCGGCATCACCACTGCAGTCCACGTGGTCCTGGGGGTGGCTCTGCTGCTTTCCCTCTGCATCCTGGTGGGCATATTCGTATTCGACGCCATTCTGCCCTATGGGGGCCATGGCTCTCGGGGGGGTCCATAG